In Rhizobium sp. WSM4643, the following are encoded in one genomic region:
- a CDS encoding TetR/AcrR family transcriptional regulator has protein sequence MAAKRSGGESKGSGRRSESPQSGQEPRSEPPLSLERIVATAVELLDAEGVDGLKMRRLADRLGSGAMSLYWHVDNKEKVFDLALDSVLEYRGSPDFVESRDWRGEIVHMLEDWRASMLRHPWSASLLPRRTLGPNILSRLERLSKTLSAAGVADADLNVAIWSLWNYVIGATITRANFDLSDEDRAAAQQRLTGLSQHYPTIERSSLLLDNDWDGAFRKGLDFLLDGLAPRQ, from the coding sequence ATGGCAGCAAAACGCAGCGGCGGTGAGAGCAAGGGGTCTGGCCGGAGAAGTGAGTCACCGCAGTCCGGGCAGGAGCCGCGCAGTGAGCCGCCTCTCTCGCTGGAACGGATCGTGGCGACTGCGGTGGAGTTGCTGGACGCCGAGGGCGTCGACGGACTGAAGATGCGCCGGCTGGCCGATCGCCTCGGCTCGGGCGCGATGAGCCTCTATTGGCACGTCGACAACAAGGAAAAGGTCTTCGATCTGGCGCTGGATTCGGTGCTCGAATATCGGGGATCGCCTGATTTCGTCGAGTCTCGAGACTGGCGCGGGGAAATCGTTCATATGCTCGAAGACTGGCGCGCCAGCATGCTGCGTCATCCCTGGTCGGCATCGTTGCTGCCGCGCCGCACGCTCGGCCCGAACATCCTCAGCCGGCTGGAACGGCTGAGCAAGACCTTGTCTGCAGCCGGTGTCGCCGATGCGGATTTGAACGTCGCGATCTGGTCGCTCTGGAACTATGTGATCGGCGCGACCATCACCCGGGCTAACTTCGACCTCTCCGACGAGGACAGAGCGGCCGCGCAGCAGCGCCTGACAGGTCTGAGCCAACACTACCCGACGATCGAACGCTCCAGTCTGCTGCTGGATAATGATTGGGACGGCGCTTTCAGGAAGGGCCTCGACTTCCTGCTCGATGGCCTCGCTCCGCGCCAGTGA